The following are encoded in a window of Streptomyces sp. 11x1 genomic DNA:
- a CDS encoding ADP-ribosylglycohydrolase family protein gives MTADSSPHGPLERALSSLRGLAVGDALGSQYFVPVNYPLLKHRETPPGPWQWTDDTEMACSVVAVLAAHHRIDQDELARSFAVHHDFDRGYGPAVNRLLRLVREGGDWRELASALFNGQGSWGNGAAMRIAPLGAWYANDPEQATHQAEISAYPTHQHREAVVGAMAVAAAAALAADPAGPPSPGDLLDGVIALVPKSAVGAGLRRARDMLDYADAGTVAAVLGCGRRTTAHDTVPFALWSAARALGDYERGFWTTAQVGGDVDTTCAIVGGVVASGKAGAPPEAWTRRTEAFPDWLQVG, from the coding sequence TGGGCTCGCAGTACTTCGTGCCCGTGAACTACCCGCTGCTCAAGCACCGCGAGACCCCGCCCGGCCCCTGGCAGTGGACCGACGACACCGAGATGGCCTGCTCCGTGGTGGCTGTCCTCGCGGCCCACCACCGGATCGACCAGGACGAACTCGCCCGCTCCTTCGCCGTGCACCATGACTTCGACCGGGGCTACGGGCCCGCGGTCAACCGCCTGCTGCGGCTGGTCCGCGAAGGCGGCGACTGGCGTGAGCTGGCCTCCGCGCTCTTCAACGGGCAGGGATCCTGGGGCAACGGCGCGGCCATGCGGATCGCTCCGCTGGGCGCCTGGTACGCCAACGACCCCGAGCAGGCCACCCACCAGGCGGAGATCTCTGCCTACCCCACGCACCAGCACCGTGAGGCCGTCGTCGGTGCCATGGCCGTCGCCGCTGCCGCGGCCCTCGCGGCCGATCCCGCCGGACCGCCGAGCCCCGGCGATCTGCTGGACGGGGTCATCGCCCTCGTCCCGAAGAGCGCCGTCGGCGCGGGCCTGCGGCGCGCGCGGGACATGCTCGACTACGCCGACGCGGGCACCGTCGCCGCCGTCCTGGGCTGCGGACGGCGTACGACGGCGCACGACACCGTGCCGTTCGCGCTCTGGTCGGCGGCACGCGCCCTCGGTGACTACGAGCGGGGCTTCTGGACGACGGCCCAGGTGGGCGGTGACGTCGACACGACCTGTGCCATCGTCGGCGGAGTGGTCGCCTCCGGGAAGGCCGGGGCACCCCCCGAGGCCTGGACGCGGCGGACGGAGGCGTTCCCGGACTGGCTCCAGGTGGGATGA